One Acutalibacter muris DNA window includes the following coding sequences:
- the tilS gene encoding tRNA lysidine(34) synthetase TilS, translated as MSKSLEGQQLELLKLPELPDNGLLVVGFSGGADSTALAHWLMGRVQRERVLLAHVNHMLRGSEADRDQAAAEAFAREQGLKIEVLRVDVGKLARERGMGTEECGREVRYGFFHRLAPGDNDRILTAHNADDNAETMILNLCRGAGLEGLCGIPRQRGRVLRPLLGVSRKKIEEYCRENGLRYVTDSSNLTDGYTRNKLRHQVLPVLKGLNPRFIQAAAGTAELLARDRDCLMGQAEALLEGARGLWGLETKALIREEKSVRSRAVKLFLERSGGVNLERKHIEEALEILERGGGADLPGVRVSCAQGVLWAGDKAGCGPFEVPAKLGRNPIPGGKCVIISEKIPGKAENPGKIQNLLFKNELDYDIMTGPAASLPGGLALRSRRPGDRFAPAGREVTKPIKQVFQELRVPGPIRDSLPLLVCGGEIVWCPGAGASERFKVTERTKRVLVVEIEDGKG; from the coding sequence ATGAGTAAGTCCCTTGAGGGCCAGCAGCTGGAGCTGCTGAAGCTGCCGGAGCTTCCGGATAATGGGCTCCTGGTGGTGGGCTTCTCCGGCGGGGCGGACTCCACGGCCCTTGCCCACTGGCTTATGGGCCGGGTACAAAGAGAGCGCGTATTACTGGCCCATGTGAACCATATGCTCAGAGGCAGCGAGGCCGACAGGGACCAGGCGGCGGCGGAGGCTTTCGCCCGGGAGCAGGGGCTTAAAATAGAGGTTCTGCGGGTAGACGTGGGCAAATTGGCCCGGGAGCGGGGCATGGGCACAGAGGAGTGCGGCCGGGAGGTAAGGTATGGGTTCTTCCACCGGCTTGCCCCAGGGGATAACGACCGCATATTGACCGCCCACAATGCCGACGACAACGCCGAAACCATGATTTTGAACCTCTGCCGGGGGGCTGGCCTTGAGGGGCTATGCGGCATCCCCCGGCAGAGGGGGAGGGTACTGCGGCCCCTCTTGGGGGTTAGCCGGAAGAAAATAGAAGAATACTGCCGGGAGAACGGCCTTAGATATGTTACGGACAGCTCGAATTTGACCGACGGCTATACACGAAATAAGCTGCGCCACCAGGTGCTGCCGGTATTAAAGGGGCTCAACCCCCGCTTTATACAGGCGGCGGCGGGTACGGCGGAGCTGCTTGCAAGGGACCGGGACTGCCTTATGGGGCAGGCCGAAGCCCTTTTGGAGGGGGCAAGGGGCCTGTGGGGCCTTGAGACGAAGGCGCTGATTAGAGAGGAAAAGAGCGTAAGGAGCCGGGCGGTGAAGCTCTTTTTAGAGCGCTCCGGCGGCGTAAATCTGGAGCGAAAGCATATTGAGGAGGCCCTTGAGATATTGGAGCGGGGCGGCGGCGCCGACCTCCCCGGGGTGCGGGTAAGCTGTGCCCAGGGAGTGCTCTGGGCGGGTGATAAAGCCGGGTGCGGGCCCTTTGAGGTGCCCGCAAAACTGGGCAGGAATCCCATACCCGGAGGAAAATGCGTGATCATAAGTGAGAAAATCCCGGGAAAAGCAGAAAATCCGGGAAAAATTCAAAATTTGTTATTCAAAAATGAGTTGGACTATGATATAATGACAGGACCGGCAGCTTCATTGCCCGGGGGTCTGGCGCTTCGCAGCCGCCGCCCGGGGGACCGATTCGCGCCCGCAGGCCGGGAGGTCACAAAGCCCATAAAGCAGGTGTTCCAGGAGCTGCGTGTGCCGGGGCCCATAAGAGACAGTCTTCCCCTTTTGGTATGCGGCGGCGAGATAGTCTGGTGCCCGGGGGCGGGGGCCTCCGAGCGCTTTAAGGTAACAGAGAGGACAAAAAGGGTTTTAGTTGTGGAAATCGAGGATGGGAAGGGGTAA
- the dnaB gene encoding replicative DNA helicase gives MDFEPERYLDTQAQPGLSMPFNLDAEQSVLGAVLLDAECLSVVAEVLPRAEYFYAVNNQLIYGAMLEMYTLGQPVDFVTVLEKLRESPDFDQEQGRVYLVQLAQLVPSVSSVETYARIVRDKYEIRTLMQAVRGILEEASAGTEESSLLLDSAEQRIYEIRQGKQVEGLKPIREILLETYDRLDLLNSPDRDKYRGIPTGIGLLDSTITGLNRSDLIVLAARPGVGKTSFGLNIARHASVVSKRRVAFFSLEMSREQLASRLLSTEASVEGTKLRSGDLNDDEWTRIIEAGDILGKAELYFDDAPGITVPQMKAKVRRLKNVDLVIVDYLQLMSGGKKTDNRVNEISDITRNLKIMAKELDVPVIAMSQLRRPTERSKDHRPGLSELRDSGSIEQDADIVIFLHREAYNAASEGGEVTEDMDTSAAQIIVAKNRHGATIDIDVHWQAEYMRFTSREVVRYE, from the coding sequence ATGGACTTTGAACCTGAGAGGTATCTTGACACCCAGGCCCAGCCCGGGCTCAGTATGCCCTTTAACCTGGACGCGGAGCAGTCGGTGCTGGGGGCGGTGCTCCTGGACGCGGAGTGCCTGTCGGTGGTGGCGGAGGTGCTGCCAAGGGCGGAATATTTCTACGCGGTAAATAACCAGCTGATCTACGGGGCCATGCTGGAGATGTACACCCTGGGCCAGCCGGTGGACTTTGTCACGGTACTTGAAAAGCTTAGGGAGTCCCCGGACTTCGACCAGGAACAGGGGCGGGTGTACCTGGTGCAGCTGGCCCAGCTGGTGCCGTCGGTCAGCAGCGTGGAGACCTATGCCAGGATAGTCCGGGACAAGTACGAGATACGCACCCTTATGCAGGCGGTGCGGGGTATACTTGAGGAGGCCAGCGCCGGCACGGAGGAGTCCTCGCTGCTGCTGGACTCGGCGGAGCAGCGGATATACGAGATACGCCAGGGCAAGCAGGTGGAGGGCTTAAAGCCCATCAGGGAGATACTGCTGGAGACCTATGACAGGCTGGACCTTTTAAACTCTCCGGACAGGGACAAGTATAGGGGCATACCCACCGGCATAGGCTTACTGGACAGCACCATAACCGGGCTCAACCGCTCGGACCTTATAGTGCTGGCGGCCCGGCCCGGCGTTGGCAAGACCAGCTTTGGGCTGAACATCGCCCGGCACGCCTCGGTGGTGTCAAAGCGGCGGGTGGCGTTCTTCTCCCTGGAGATGTCCAGGGAGCAGCTGGCTTCGAGATTATTGTCCACCGAAGCGTCGGTGGAGGGCACGAAGCTCAGAAGCGGGGACCTTAACGACGACGAGTGGACCCGGATAATAGAGGCGGGGGATATTTTGGGCAAGGCGGAGCTGTACTTTGACGACGCCCCGGGCATAACCGTGCCCCAGATGAAGGCCAAGGTCCGGCGCTTAAAAAATGTGGACCTGGTGATAGTGGACTATCTACAGCTGATGTCCGGAGGAAAAAAGACCGATAACCGCGTAAACGAGATAAGCGACATAACTCGGAACCTGAAGATAATGGCGAAGGAGCTGGACGTGCCGGTCATCGCCATGTCCCAGCTCCGCCGGCCCACGGAACGCTCCAAGGACCACCGGCCCGGGCTCTCGGAGCTTCGAGACTCGGGCTCTATAGAGCAGGACGCGGACATAGTTATCTTCCTGCACCGGGAGGCCTATAACGCCGCCAGCGAGGGCGGGGAGGTCACCGAGGACATGGATACCAGCGCGGCCCAGATAATCGTGGCGAAGAACCGCCACGGGGCCACCATCGACATCGACGTGCACTGGCAGGCGGAGTATATGCGCTTCACCTCCAGGGAGGTGGTTCGGTATGAGTAA
- the rplI gene encoding 50S ribosomal protein L9, giving the protein MKVVLLQDVKSIGKKGELKEVSDGYARNFLLPRKLAKEANAQAMNELKNAEAAKEYKIKTETEQAKKNAEALSGRAVKIYAKAGQGGKLFGSVTAKEICEEIKKQYNIDVDKRKVVLDGDIKSYGTFSFDIKFYNGVTATMSVVVCEQ; this is encoded by the coding sequence ATGAAAGTAGTATTACTGCAAGACGTAAAATCCATAGGCAAAAAGGGCGAGCTAAAGGAGGTCTCCGACGGCTACGCCAGGAATTTCCTCCTGCCCAGAAAGCTTGCAAAGGAGGCTAACGCCCAGGCTATGAACGAGCTGAAAAACGCCGAGGCGGCCAAGGAGTACAAGATAAAGACCGAGACGGAGCAGGCCAAAAAGAACGCCGAGGCCCTCTCCGGCCGGGCGGTGAAGATATACGCCAAGGCGGGCCAGGGGGGCAAGCTCTTCGGCTCGGTCACGGCCAAGGAGATCTGCGAGGAGATAAAGAAGCAGTACAATATAGACGTGGACAAGCGCAAGGTGGTCCTTGACGGCGACATCAAGTCCTACGGCACCTTCTCCTTTGACATCAAGTTCTATAACGGCGTTACCGCCACAATGAGCGTGGTGGTCTGCGAGCAATAA
- a CDS encoding nucleoside phosphorylase, whose amino-acid sequence MIHNEFDPERKAIINPEDSFHRPDGDFPEICVGIFSKPIMEWLLEKYGGTEISHFGCCIGAVPVYKVSAFGTEAAVFMPFVGGPGAASTMEESIPMGGRYYVYFGAAGVLQKGISHGRLLLPTAAVRDEGLSYHYLPAAEEVELDPRDVQACREAMDGLGVSFAEGKTWTTDAFYRETRAKTARRREQGCVSVEMECASLAAVARFRGVHFAEFFYATDTVDDAGWDSGVLHEKGAGLEEVCFRVAVETGKRMRAARSE is encoded by the coding sequence ATGATACACAACGAGTTTGACCCGGAGCGCAAAGCGATAATCAACCCGGAGGACAGCTTTCACCGGCCGGACGGGGACTTTCCGGAGATATGTGTCGGGATATTCTCAAAGCCAATTATGGAGTGGCTTCTTGAGAAATACGGCGGGACCGAGATAAGCCATTTCGGGTGCTGCATAGGGGCCGTGCCCGTCTATAAGGTGAGCGCTTTTGGTACGGAGGCGGCGGTCTTTATGCCCTTTGTGGGCGGGCCGGGGGCCGCGTCCACCATGGAGGAGAGCATACCCATGGGCGGGAGGTACTATGTGTACTTCGGCGCGGCGGGGGTGCTTCAAAAGGGCATATCCCACGGCAGGCTGCTGTTGCCGACAGCGGCCGTAAGGGACGAGGGGCTTTCCTACCACTACCTGCCGGCGGCGGAGGAGGTGGAGCTTGACCCGAGGGACGTGCAGGCCTGCCGGGAGGCGATGGACGGGCTGGGGGTTTCCTTTGCAGAGGGGAAGACCTGGACCACGGACGCCTTCTACCGGGAGACCAGGGCCAAGACCGCCAGAAGGCGGGAGCAGGGGTGCGTCTCGGTGGAGATGGAGTGCGCGAGCCTTGCGGCGGTGGCGCGGTTCAGAGGGGTGCACTTTGCGGAGTTCTTTTACGCGACCGACACCGTGGACGACGCGGGATGGGACAGCGGGGTCCTGCATGAGAAGGGCGCGGGGCTGGAGGAGGTCTGCTTCAGGGTGGCGGTGGAAACCGGGAAGCGGATGAGAGCGGCGCGAAGCGAGTAA